One stretch of Euphorbia lathyris chromosome 7, ddEupLath1.1, whole genome shotgun sequence DNA includes these proteins:
- the LOC136200618 gene encoding pathogenesis-related thaumatin-like protein 3.5 — MADLSPLFFMLLMLSLGIKVTESARIFTIINYCKETVWPGITPGDNFNGGGFSLKPGQSIVYTAPVGWSGRIWGRTGCKFDQNGNGTCQTGACGSDLKCKASGETPASLAEFTLAALDFYDVSLVDGFNLPIVVTPINGHGNCSISGCDADLRTTCPTELAFKSNGKVVGCRSACDVFNTDEYCCRGVYGNPVVCQPTYYSKKFKEACPTAYSYAYDDPTSIFTCSGTDYVVSFCATRKQEVCTYHNKKLVCGGADRGGSEGIKSLIGRWWIIMLIIPLIINLWFI, encoded by the exons ATGGCAGATCTTTCACCACTTTTCTTCATGCTACTCATGCTCTCATTAg GGATAAAAGTGACTGAAAGTGCAAGAATTTTCACCATAATAAATTACTGCAAAGAGACAGTATGGCCTGGAATCACCCCCGGCGATAACTTCAACGGCGGCGGATTTTCACTAAAACCAGGCCAATCCATCGTGTACACCGCTCCGGTGGGGTGGAGTGGACGGATTTGGGGTAGAACCGGCTGCAAATTCGATCAGAACGGGAACGGAACATGTCAAACCGGAGCCTGCGGTTCCGACCTGAAATGCAAAGCTTCCGGCGAAACACCGGCTTCACTGGCGGAATTCACCCTGGCGGCGTTGGACTTCTACGATGTTAGCCTGGTTGATGGGTTCAATTTGCCGATTGTTGTCACACCCATCAATGGCCACGGAAATTGCAGCATTTCAG GATGTGATGCGGATTTGAGGACTACTTGTCCGACGGAATTGGCATTTAAATCGAATGGTAAAGTGGTAGGGTGTAGGAGTGCTTGTGATGTGTTTAATACAGACGAATACTGCTGCAGAGGTGTATATGGAAACCCTGTAGTGTGTCAACCGACTTATTATTCAAAGAAATTCAAGGAGGCTTGCCCTACTGCTTATAGTTATGCTTATGATGATCCTACCAGTATTTTTACTTGCTCTGGAACCGATTATGTTGTGTCCTTCTGTGCTACCAG GAAGCAAGAGGTTTGTACATACCATAATAAAAAGCTTGTTTGCGGCGGAGCAGATCGGGGAGGATCCGAAGGAATTAAATCACTCATTGGAAGATGGTGGATTATTATGCTTATTATTCCATTAATCATTAATCTTTGGTTTATTTAA